In Collimonas arenae, a single genomic region encodes these proteins:
- a CDS encoding cupin-like domain-containing protein, which yields MTQILGPSFKLVEEIDVSQLAEAGGFGSRTRPLLVKGALRNWPAQQNWSFDKLAQLRNKDGSEPTRKFQNGLVEQGETQERPLLPIAPYLRELATLASQPVSEDAGLLPNRQRRQLQAGEEFHLNWAHMQSFTPHRNYLAQWSILEDFPQLRSDFDIRSLWPGWRWTWESVFIGPANTHTGLHRDVPNNWFCQARGVKEFVMFPPSEEAYMNPSDKYDWGATLSSINIARFNEHPEQLQALERAKGLYVRVEEGDALFIPKGTWHAVVSLAPSISLAVFGLTAKEILLSGVPTATKDLLHNMHLYRWGHCICHKHLA from the coding sequence ATGACACAAATACTTGGCCCCTCATTCAAACTGGTCGAAGAAATCGACGTCTCGCAACTGGCCGAAGCAGGCGGTTTTGGCAGCCGGACCCGGCCGCTACTGGTAAAAGGTGCGCTGCGAAACTGGCCGGCGCAGCAAAACTGGTCGTTCGACAAACTGGCGCAATTGCGTAACAAAGATGGTTCGGAGCCGACCAGGAAGTTCCAGAACGGTCTGGTAGAGCAGGGCGAAACCCAGGAACGGCCATTGCTGCCTATCGCGCCTTATTTGCGCGAACTGGCGACGCTTGCCTCGCAGCCGGTCAGTGAAGATGCGGGATTGTTGCCGAACCGGCAGCGGCGCCAGTTGCAGGCCGGGGAAGAATTCCATCTCAACTGGGCTCACATGCAATCGTTTACGCCGCACCGCAATTACCTGGCGCAATGGAGCATCCTAGAAGATTTTCCGCAACTGCGTAGCGATTTCGATATCCGTAGCTTGTGGCCGGGCTGGCGCTGGACCTGGGAGTCGGTGTTTATCGGCCCAGCCAACACCCATACCGGACTGCATCGCGACGTCCCGAACAACTGGTTTTGCCAGGCGCGCGGGGTCAAGGAATTTGTCATGTTCCCACCGTCGGAAGAAGCGTACATGAACCCGTCCGACAAATACGACTGGGGTGCGACGCTAAGCAGCATCAATATCGCCCGCTTTAATGAACATCCAGAGCAACTGCAGGCGCTGGAGCGCGCCAAGGGCCTGTATGTGCGCGTAGAGGAGGGCGATGCTTTGTTCATTCCAAAGGGAACCTGGCATGCCGTGGTATCGCTGGCGCCGTCGATTAGCCTGGCGGTGTTCGGCCTCACCGCCAAGGAAATCCTGCTCAGCGGCGTGCCGACTGCGACCAAGGACCTGCTGCACAATATGCATCTGTATCGCTGGGGGCATTGCATCTGTCATAAACACTTGGCGTAG
- a CDS encoding phage tail protein, giving the protein MLTGFNFAPRGFALCNGQLLPINQNAALFSLLGVMYGGNGQTTFALPNLQGRAPLHTGPSVDPAWQPSPYVQGQPTGVETVTLLQSQMPQHNHLANASTTAGSVKNPTNALYGGSGSEAIYATAAGPQVTLAPSTLSSSGGSGPHQNMQPCLVLNFNIALTGIFPSRN; this is encoded by the coding sequence ATGTTAACTGGATTCAATTTTGCGCCGAGGGGCTTTGCACTTTGCAATGGCCAGTTACTGCCGATCAACCAAAATGCCGCGCTGTTTTCCCTGCTGGGGGTGATGTACGGCGGCAACGGCCAAACCACTTTCGCCCTGCCCAATCTGCAGGGCCGCGCTCCCCTTCATACCGGCCCTTCGGTCGATCCAGCCTGGCAGCCGTCACCTTATGTCCAGGGCCAGCCCACAGGCGTTGAAACGGTCACTTTGCTGCAGTCTCAAATGCCGCAGCACAATCATCTGGCGAACGCATCAACCACTGCCGGCAGCGTCAAGAATCCGACCAATGCCCTGTATGGAGGCAGTGGCAGCGAGGCGATTTATGCGACAGCAGCCGGGCCGCAAGTGACGTTGGCGCCGTCGACCTTGTCCAGTAGCGGCGGTAGCGGACCGCATCAAAACATGCAGCCGTGTCTGGTGTTGAATTTCAATATTGCTCTCACTGGAATTTTCCCGTCGCGCAACTAA
- a CDS encoding SDR family oxidoreductase, which translates to MKQVILISGASSGFGALAARALAHAGHTVYASMRETTCRNAPQVAELLRYAAEHKVDLRTVELDVAASDSVEAGISSVIAECGRLDVVIHNAGHMSFGPAEAFTPEQFAQLYDINVLSTQRVNRAALPQLRKQGKGLVMWISSSSARGGTPPFLSPYFAAKAAMDSLAVSYAGELARWGIETSIIVPGAFTKGTNHFVHSGAPADQLRAAEYNDGPYAGVAELALAGLAALEPADADAGSVAAAIVGVIGMPFGSRPFRTHVDPSQDGCEIVNGVADRVRSEMLRRIGLADLLHPKTIA; encoded by the coding sequence ATGAAACAAGTCATCCTCATTAGCGGCGCCTCCAGCGGCTTCGGCGCCCTCGCCGCCCGCGCACTGGCGCATGCTGGACACACTGTCTACGCCAGCATGCGCGAAACTACCTGCCGCAACGCCCCACAGGTCGCCGAACTGCTGCGTTATGCCGCCGAACACAAGGTTGATCTGCGCACCGTAGAACTGGATGTCGCCGCGAGCGACTCGGTGGAGGCAGGCATTTCCAGCGTCATTGCTGAATGCGGCCGGCTGGATGTCGTGATTCATAACGCTGGCCACATGTCATTCGGCCCGGCCGAGGCTTTCACGCCGGAACAGTTTGCCCAGCTCTACGATATCAACGTGCTCAGCACTCAGAGAGTGAATCGCGCCGCCTTGCCTCAACTACGCAAACAAGGCAAGGGACTGGTCATGTGGATTTCGTCCAGCAGCGCGCGCGGAGGCACGCCGCCCTTCCTGTCGCCCTATTTTGCGGCGAAGGCGGCAATGGATTCGCTGGCGGTTTCATATGCGGGAGAACTGGCGCGCTGGGGGATCGAAACTTCGATCATCGTGCCGGGCGCGTTCACCAAGGGCACTAATCACTTCGTCCATTCCGGAGCCCCGGCCGACCAGCTTCGCGCAGCAGAGTATAACGACGGCCCTTATGCCGGCGTGGCCGAGCTGGCATTGGCAGGGTTAGCCGCGCTGGAGCCTGCCGATGCCGACGCCGGCTCCGTGGCTGCAGCCATCGTCGGTGTGATCGGCATGCCTTTCGGCAGCCGTCCTTTTCGCACCCATGTCGATCCATCGCAGGATGGCTGCGAGATCGTCAATGGCGTCGCCGACCGGGTGCGCAGCGAGATGTTGCGTCGTATCGGCCTTGCAGATCTGCTGCATCCGAAAACCATCGCTTAA
- a CDS encoding phage tail protein, which translates to MSTPYVGEIRLFAFSRIPTGWLACDGSSQAISTYETLYALIGTTYGGDGQQTFNMPDMRGRVPLHQGTGPGLTTRVQGQVDGVENVTLLSSSMPGHSHPYAATTTLATVTTPASNVQLGAAANSDKTYTNSVSGLTPFVLTPAAISSAGNNLPHDNTMPTLTVSFCIAWAGIFPSQS; encoded by the coding sequence ATGAGCACACCATATGTAGGCGAAATTCGCCTGTTTGCTTTTTCCCGGATACCGACAGGATGGCTGGCATGCGACGGCAGTTCGCAGGCAATCTCGACTTATGAGACGCTGTATGCATTGATTGGCACCACTTATGGCGGTGATGGCCAGCAGACTTTCAACATGCCTGACATGCGCGGCCGGGTACCGCTGCACCAAGGCACCGGCCCGGGATTGACAACGCGCGTACAAGGACAGGTAGACGGCGTGGAAAACGTCACATTGCTGAGTAGCAGCATGCCGGGGCATAGCCACCCGTATGCCGCAACCACTACCCTTGCAACCGTGACGACGCCGGCAAGCAACGTCCAGCTTGGCGCAGCCGCCAACAGCGATAAGACGTACACCAACAGCGTCAGCGGACTTACCCCGTTTGTCTTGACGCCGGCGGCGATTTCGTCCGCAGGCAACAACCTGCCGCACGACAACACCATGCCGACCTTGACGGTGTCGTTTTGTATCGCCTGGGCAGGGATATTTCCGTCGCAGTCATAA
- a CDS encoding GNAT family N-acetyltransferase, with product MYSLRSAEADLPALPEFPASAGLTAPVSLDACGVSLHACATSDIGFLRDLYHQLRSDELAQVPWPRAHKIAFLDSQFTLQHKHYLSHFKNADFLRIDANGQPIGRIYLSRQAPEFLIVDISLLPAWRGNGIGSALIRHIQILAEGVGSCVNLHVDERNAAARRLYERLGFVATAQEGPYTAMRWLAAAKGSSPS from the coding sequence GTGTATTCCCTTCGTTCGGCTGAGGCCGACTTACCTGCGCTGCCGGAATTTCCGGCTAGCGCAGGATTGACCGCACCCGTCTCCCTGGATGCATGCGGTGTCAGCCTGCATGCCTGCGCGACGTCGGATATCGGCTTCCTGCGCGATCTGTACCATCAACTGCGCAGCGACGAACTAGCGCAAGTGCCTTGGCCGCGTGCGCACAAAATTGCTTTTCTTGACAGCCAGTTTACGCTTCAACATAAGCATTATCTATCGCATTTCAAAAACGCAGATTTCCTGAGGATTGACGCCAATGGGCAGCCGATCGGACGTATATATCTGTCGCGCCAGGCGCCGGAATTTCTCATCGTGGACATTAGCCTGTTGCCAGCATGGCGCGGCAACGGAATAGGCTCAGCCTTGATCCGTCATATACAAATACTGGCGGAGGGCGTAGGGAGCTGTGTGAATTTGCACGTTGACGAACGCAACGCCGCAGCGCGGCGCTTGTATGAGCGCCTTGGCTTTGTGGCGACGGCGCAGGAGGGTCCGTATACAGCCATGCGATGGTTGGCCGCGGCGAAAGGCTCCTCGCCTAGTTGA
- a CDS encoding putative Ig domain-containing protein: protein MAWFAHLLRGFAYAAIFGWSSFAYAFSPSTECPPIQSITVASGGTSTTDLSGCSVFGLDGMPTAPSHGTLSDMNPTTGNGDSKVIYVNNGDGALSDSFVVLDDLNGTITFTVTVLPAASPITVTPATLPAPSIGNAYSQSLSASGGVAPYTYSLSSGSLPAGLSISAAGLISGTPTAAGAFTFTVGVLDSTTPTALSTTKTYSMTVAVPTMVLAPASPPAGTISLPYSQQMSTTGGTAPYSYAIQVGLGTLPPGLTLSPSGLISGTPTTAGSSTFSLKYTDSTSGTGPFSQAQNVTIVINASPVIVITPTVLPAATVAAAFSQSLSASGGTAPYTFAISAGALPAGLTLSSAGLLSGTPTAGGTFNFTVRGTDQSSFSGTQAYTLTVNAPTIAITPTTLPAATVATAYSQTAVASGGTAGYTYAISAGALPAGVTLSGGGTISGTPTAGGTFNFTVRATDSSTGTGPYIGARAYSMTVNAPTIAITPVSLPAMTVASSFTQNLTASGGIASYTYTVSAGALPNGLTLAANGTLSGTPTVSGPFNFTVTATDSSTGSGPYTGSRAYSVNVSAGLPVTGAVSVTVAYGSSANPVTLNLSGGTATSVAVASAAAHGTATASGTSITYTPTSGYAGGDSFTYTATNTAGTSSPATVTVTVSSPTLTITPSGSWSVTDGGSYSQTLTWAGGAAPYSGITVTGLPAGLSVTATSSTGATISGTPTAVGSFTVTASATDSSTGTGPFTKSQGFTLTVAAPTVSLTPPGPTLTPSYGSAFSQAFTASGGVAPYAYVLTGSLPSGLSWNAATATLSGTPTQSGSFPISVSATDHSTGTGAPFSTSVNYTLTVSAPTIAISPVSAPGGAIGQSYSTTISASGGVAPYSFTISAGALPSGVALNGATGALTGTPTAAGSFNFTVNASDANSFSGTRAYTVAIGAPGMTLTPASLPAAAVATAYSAAFSAGGGTAPYTYALTAGSLPSGISLNTATGVLSGTTVQAGSFPITVRATDSSTGAGAPFTAQGSYTLVVAAPTISLAPSSVSGGSVATSYAAVISASGGVSPYIYSISSGSLPTGVTLNASTGAVSGTPTAAGTFNFTVRAQDANSFSGVQSYSLAIAAATVTLNPATLPGATAEAAYSTTLVAGGGTAPYTYALTAGSLPSGISLNAATGVLSGTTVVSGSFPITVRATDSSTGTGAPFNASRSYTLTVAAPAISLAPSSVAGGTVAASYAASISASGGTAPYTYSVSAGALPAGISLNTASGALSGTPTAAGTFNVTVKALDVNGFNGTQAYSLVIGSATLTLNPATLPNPTAEAAYSATLTAGGGTAPYSFAVSGGALPTGLTLNAATGVLSGTTNLSGTFNVTISATDSSTGVGAPFVASHAYVLTVGAPNITLTPSTLVGAKASVAYSQQFTASGGIAPYAYTISAGSLPAGLALNAATGLLSGTPTAAGSFTFTVRATDAQNFTAQQAETLSVAQAQPVAVNDSASTPANQPVTVNVTANDSGPITSIAVSTPPAHGSAAVSGLNVVYTPAANYFGSDSLSYVATGPGGSSAPATVTVTVTALAVPVAVAQNATILAGQPVTLHGASGASGGPFTAVAIVSPPSVGTAAVSGTDIIYTSVIGSSGDIKFSYTLANAFGVSAPVTATVSVNPMPVVGAHSATVAAGAAVSVDLMAGASGGPFTAANLVTVSPTAAGSAVIRDVGSAGKPSYQMTFTASSKFAGAAAISYTLSNAYATSAPGTVTVTVTARRDMSTDPEVIGLLSAQADSARRFASAQISNFTRRLESLHGDGWGTSGFGVSLTPPSAPTGRPGSGTEAAPWLSADVDRMYGSPLQPNMRKVGWMPQAGGGQGGSNYGGGTGSAFGSGSGAASGSGTGNGPVLAANDTQSTITGLPDLPARQGNSKQPLSLWMGGAVDFGQQYVNGHQAGFRFHTDGVSIGGDYRINDFATFGIGGGFSRDSSDVGNNGTKSTAESVVGAMYGSLRPAKDVFIDGVLGYGTLNFNSNRYITGDGGFATGLRHGDQVFGAIVSGVEFHREGWMWSPYGRLELMSATLDQYTETASGLNALTYFKQTVRTTSGSLGVRAEGQYLTSIGTWVPRARVEFRHQFQGQDDAGLAYADLASAGPAYIVHTTSQDTGNWFAGIGARLVMRNGVMFTIDYNSNINVGNGRSQSIMFGLEVPLQ from the coding sequence TTGGCGTGGTTTGCCCACCTTCTGCGGGGCTTTGCCTATGCGGCGATTTTCGGCTGGTCGAGTTTTGCCTACGCCTTCAGCCCCAGCACCGAATGTCCGCCAATTCAGTCAATAACGGTTGCCTCCGGCGGCACCTCGACTACCGACTTGTCCGGCTGTTCGGTATTCGGCCTGGACGGGATGCCGACCGCGCCTTCGCACGGCACGCTGTCAGACATGAATCCAACCACCGGCAATGGCGACAGCAAGGTCATATACGTCAACAATGGTGACGGTGCGCTCTCCGACAGTTTTGTCGTGCTAGACGATTTGAATGGAACAATCACCTTCACGGTCACGGTCTTGCCGGCAGCCTCGCCGATTACGGTAACGCCAGCCACCTTGCCGGCGCCATCCATCGGCAACGCCTATAGCCAGAGCCTGAGCGCCTCAGGCGGGGTTGCACCGTATACCTACTCCCTCTCATCAGGCAGCCTGCCGGCCGGCTTGAGCATATCCGCAGCCGGCTTGATTTCCGGCACGCCAACGGCCGCAGGGGCATTTACGTTCACCGTAGGCGTGCTCGATTCGACCACTCCGACGGCATTGAGCACGACCAAGACCTATTCGATGACGGTTGCCGTTCCGACGATGGTGCTGGCTCCCGCCAGTCCGCCGGCGGGAACGATATCGCTGCCGTACAGCCAGCAAATGAGCACGACCGGCGGGACCGCGCCCTACAGCTATGCGATACAGGTTGGCCTGGGAACGCTGCCGCCGGGATTGACCTTGTCGCCCAGCGGCCTGATTTCGGGAACCCCGACTACTGCCGGCAGTTCTACTTTCTCACTCAAATACACCGATAGCACCTCTGGCACCGGGCCATTTTCCCAAGCACAGAATGTGACGATCGTGATCAACGCGTCGCCGGTGATTGTCATCACCCCAACCGTGCTACCGGCCGCCACAGTCGCCGCGGCGTTTAGCCAAAGCCTGTCTGCCAGCGGCGGCACTGCGCCGTATACCTTTGCAATTAGTGCAGGGGCGCTGCCTGCTGGACTGACCTTATCAAGTGCTGGCCTCTTGTCGGGTACGCCAACCGCAGGCGGTACTTTCAATTTCACGGTCAGGGGAACTGATCAGAGCTCCTTTAGCGGCACGCAAGCCTATACGCTGACGGTCAATGCGCCGACCATCGCGATAACGCCTACGACATTGCCCGCGGCGACCGTCGCTACGGCGTATAGCCAGACTGCGGTAGCCAGTGGCGGTACAGCCGGATATACCTATGCGATCTCTGCCGGCGCTTTGCCGGCGGGGGTGACTTTGTCTGGCGGCGGGACGATATCCGGTACGCCAACTGCGGGCGGCACCTTTAATTTTACGGTGCGCGCGACGGATAGTTCGACCGGCACCGGCCCATATATTGGCGCGAGGGCTTATTCCATGACGGTCAATGCGCCGACCATCGCGATCACCCCCGTCAGCCTGCCGGCCATGACGGTTGCCAGCAGCTTTACGCAAAACCTGACGGCCAGCGGCGGCATTGCCTCTTACACCTATACTGTTAGCGCCGGCGCACTGCCGAATGGATTGACATTGGCTGCAAACGGAACCTTGTCTGGTACGCCGACTGTATCGGGGCCATTCAATTTCACAGTCACAGCGACCGATAGTTCGACAGGCAGCGGCCCGTATACAGGTTCACGGGCTTATTCGGTCAACGTTAGTGCCGGTTTGCCGGTGACTGGCGCCGTCAGTGTGACAGTCGCTTACGGCAGCTCCGCCAACCCGGTCACCTTGAATCTGAGCGGCGGCACAGCCACCTCGGTTGCGGTTGCATCGGCGGCAGCACACGGCACTGCCACCGCTTCTGGGACCAGCATCACTTACACACCAACTTCGGGATACGCCGGTGGCGATTCGTTCACCTACACGGCAACCAACACGGCCGGAACTTCCAGTCCAGCTACGGTAACGGTAACGGTCTCGTCGCCGACCTTGACGATTACGCCTTCGGGTTCATGGTCTGTGACAGACGGCGGCAGCTATAGCCAAACCTTGACCTGGGCCGGTGGCGCGGCGCCTTACAGCGGTATAACGGTCACCGGCTTGCCAGCCGGATTGTCCGTCACGGCGACCAGTTCTACCGGAGCGACAATTTCCGGCACGCCGACCGCCGTCGGCAGTTTCACGGTCACGGCTTCTGCCACCGATAGCAGCACCGGCACCGGTCCATTTACGAAATCGCAGGGTTTTACATTGACGGTGGCTGCACCCACCGTCAGTTTGACGCCGCCTGGTCCAACCTTGACGCCAAGCTACGGCAGCGCATTTTCGCAAGCTTTCACGGCTAGCGGCGGTGTTGCGCCCTATGCGTATGTGTTGACTGGCAGCCTGCCGAGCGGTCTTAGCTGGAATGCGGCGACAGCAACACTTTCCGGTACCCCGACCCAAAGCGGCAGCTTCCCGATCTCGGTCAGTGCGACCGACCACTCGACCGGTACCGGTGCGCCGTTCAGCACATCGGTCAACTACACATTGACGGTCAGCGCGCCGACCATCGCTATCTCGCCGGTCAGCGCGCCGGGTGGCGCTATTGGCCAATCGTATTCGACTACCATCAGCGCCAGCGGCGGCGTTGCGCCCTATAGCTTTACGATATCGGCAGGCGCCTTGCCATCAGGCGTTGCGCTTAACGGCGCAACCGGCGCTCTGACCGGAACGCCGACGGCTGCAGGTAGCTTCAACTTCACCGTGAACGCCAGCGACGCTAACAGCTTTAGCGGAACCCGTGCATATACCGTTGCGATCGGCGCGCCTGGCATGACATTGACGCCGGCATCGCTTCCTGCTGCGGCGGTCGCGACGGCTTATAGCGCGGCCTTTAGCGCCGGCGGCGGTACTGCGCCTTACACCTATGCCCTGACCGCAGGCAGCTTGCCATCGGGGATCAGCCTGAATACCGCTACCGGCGTACTTTCCGGGACCACGGTCCAGGCCGGCAGTTTCCCGATTACGGTGCGCGCCACCGACAGCAGCACCGGGGCGGGTGCGCCATTTACGGCGCAAGGCAGTTATACCTTAGTGGTCGCGGCGCCAACCATCAGCCTGGCGCCAAGTTCAGTGTCGGGCGGTTCCGTGGCGACCAGCTATGCTGCCGTCATCAGCGCCAGCGGCGGCGTATCGCCTTATATTTACAGTATTTCCAGCGGCTCGTTGCCGACAGGAGTAACGCTGAATGCATCGACTGGCGCGGTGAGCGGCACGCCGACTGCGGCGGGGACATTTAATTTCACTGTGAGGGCGCAAGACGCCAATAGCTTCAGTGGCGTCCAGTCCTATAGCCTGGCCATTGCTGCGGCTACCGTGACCTTAAATCCCGCGACGCTGCCCGGCGCCACAGCGGAAGCGGCGTACAGCACCACGCTGGTCGCCGGCGGCGGCACTGCGCCTTACACTTACGCGCTCACTGCTGGCTCCCTCCCGAGCGGCATCAGCCTGAATGCTGCGACCGGCGTATTGTCGGGGACCACCGTCGTGAGCGGCAGTTTCCCGATCACTGTGCGCGCTACCGATAGCAGCACCGGAACCGGGGCGCCGTTCAACGCCTCAAGAAGCTATACGTTGACAGTTGCCGCTCCGGCGATCAGCCTTGCGCCGAGCAGCGTGGCAGGCGGTACCGTTGCCGCCAGCTATGCGGCCAGCATCAGCGCCAGCGGCGGCACCGCGCCTTATACCTACAGCGTTAGCGCAGGTGCGTTGCCGGCAGGGATAAGCCTGAATACCGCCAGTGGCGCGCTGAGCGGCACCCCGACTGCCGCAGGCACTTTCAACGTGACCGTTAAAGCACTCGACGTCAATGGTTTCAACGGCACCCAGGCATATAGCCTGGTGATTGGTTCGGCGACGCTGACGCTCAATCCGGCCACGCTGCCCAACCCGACAGCCGAAGCTGCCTATAGCGCCACATTGACGGCAGGCGGCGGTACTGCGCCGTACAGCTTTGCGGTCAGCGGCGGTGCCTTGCCCACCGGATTGACGCTTAATGCTGCAACCGGTGTGCTGTCCGGCACCACCAACCTGAGCGGCACGTTCAACGTGACGATTAGCGCGACCGATAGCAGCACCGGCGTCGGTGCGCCATTCGTGGCTTCACATGCCTACGTATTGACTGTCGGTGCGCCGAATATTACTTTGACGCCGAGTACGCTGGTCGGCGCCAAGGCCAGCGTCGCGTATAGCCAGCAGTTCACGGCTAGCGGCGGTATAGCGCCGTATGCCTACACGATCAGCGCTGGCAGTTTGCCGGCAGGACTGGCATTGAATGCAGCTACCGGCCTGCTGAGCGGCACGCCGACGGCGGCCGGCAGCTTTACTTTCACCGTGCGCGCCACCGATGCGCAGAACTTTACGGCGCAGCAAGCGGAGACATTGAGCGTCGCTCAGGCACAGCCGGTGGCGGTGAACGATAGCGCCAGCACCCCGGCTAACCAGCCGGTGACGGTGAATGTCACGGCCAACGACAGCGGTCCGATTACGAGTATTGCGGTCAGTACGCCGCCAGCCCATGGCAGTGCGGCTGTGAGCGGCCTGAATGTGGTCTACACGCCAGCCGCTAATTACTTCGGCAGTGATAGTTTGAGTTATGTCGCCACAGGCCCGGGCGGTAGTTCCGCCCCAGCTACGGTAACGGTGACCGTGACGGCGCTCGCGGTGCCGGTTGCGGTAGCCCAGAATGCCACTATCCTGGCGGGCCAGCCTGTGACGTTGCATGGCGCTAGCGGCGCTAGCGGCGGGCCATTTACCGCAGTCGCGATTGTCAGTCCGCCGAGCGTCGGCACCGCCGCCGTCAGCGGCACCGACATCATCTATACCTCGGTAATCGGCAGCAGCGGTGACATCAAGTTCAGTTACACCCTGGCCAATGCCTTTGGTGTATCTGCTCCGGTGACGGCGACCGTCAGTGTCAATCCGATGCCGGTAGTCGGCGCCCATAGCGCCACGGTGGCTGCCGGTGCGGCGGTCAGCGTCGATCTGATGGCGGGCGCCAGCGGCGGCCCATTCACGGCCGCCAATCTGGTGACGGTGTCGCCAACGGCTGCCGGCAGCGCGGTGATCCGCGATGTGGGCAGCGCTGGCAAGCCGTCGTATCAGATGACATTTACTGCATCCAGCAAGTTCGCCGGCGCGGCGGCAATCAGTTACACACTGAGCAATGCCTACGCGACTTCAGCGCCAGGTACTGTCACAGTGACCGTCACGGCAAGGCGCGACATGTCGACCGATCCGGAAGTGATCGGCTTGCTGTCGGCGCAGGCGGATAGCGCAAGACGCTTCGCCAGCGCGCAGATTTCCAACTTCACGCGGCGACTGGAAAGCCTCCACGGCGACGGCTGGGGTACTTCCGGGTTCGGCGTCAGCCTGACGCCGCCGAGCGCGCCAACCGGCCGGCCGGGTTCCGGCACAGAAGCCGCGCCTTGGCTAAGCGCTGATGTCGACCGCATGTATGGCTCACCGCTGCAACCTAACATGCGCAAGGTAGGTTGGATGCCGCAAGCAGGAGGCGGGCAGGGCGGTAGCAACTATGGTGGCGGCACCGGGTCAGCTTTTGGTAGCGGATCAGGTGCGGCTAGCGGTAGCGGCACCGGCAACGGTCCGGTATTGGCGGCCAATGATACGCAGTCAACCATCACCGGCTTGCCCGACCTGCCGGCGCGTCAGGGCAATTCTAAACAGCCGTTGTCATTGTGGATGGGCGGGGCGGTGGACTTTGGCCAGCAGTATGTCAATGGTCACCAGGCCGGTTTCCGTTTCCACACCGATGGCGTGAGTATCGGCGGTGACTATCGCATCAACGACTTCGCCACCTTCGGTATCGGCGGCGGATTTAGTCGCGACAGCAGCGACGTCGGCAATAACGGCACCAAGAGCACCGCAGAAAGCGTGGTCGGTGCGATGTACGGCAGCTTGCGGCCGGCGAAGGACGTATTCATCGACGGCGTACTGGGCTACGGCACGCTGAACTTCAATTCCAACCGTTACATTACCGGCGACGGCGGTTTCGCCACCGGCTTGCGCCATGGCGACCAGGTATTCGGCGCGATTGTCAGCGGCGTCGAATTCCATCGCGAAGGCTGGATGTGGTCGCCATATGGCCGGTTAGAGTTGATGTCTGCCACGCTGGATCAATATACGGAAACCGCCAGCGGGTTGAATGCGCTGACTTACTTCAAGCAGACCGTGCGCACCACCAGCGGCTCTTTGGGAGTACGTGCAGAAGGCCAGTACCTGACCAGCATCGGCACCTGGGTGCCGCGGGCTCGCGTTGAGTTCCGTCATCAGTTCCAGGGGCAGGATGATGCCGGGCTGGCGTACGCCGACCTGGCATCGGCGGGGCCGGCGTATATCGTGCACACCACCAGCCAGGATACCGGCAACTGGTTCGCCGGCATCGGCGCAAGACTGGTGATGCGCAACGGCGTGATGTTTACCATCGACTACAACAGCAACATCAATGTCGGCAACGGCCGCAGCCAGTCAATCATGTTCGGATTGGAAGTGCCGTTGCAATAA
- a CDS encoding DUF6916 family protein: MDILTLEHFAARLNETFFSVDDGNASFVLVEVKPLAAPTLQGMMRAPFSLLFRNCSPILFTQKIFNMKHEAIGQVGIFMVPVARDRDGFLYQAVFN, from the coding sequence ATGGATATCCTGACGCTGGAACACTTTGCTGCGCGCCTGAACGAGACGTTTTTTTCCGTGGACGACGGCAATGCCAGTTTCGTACTGGTCGAAGTCAAGCCGCTGGCGGCTCCTACCTTGCAGGGCATGATGCGGGCGCCGTTCAGCCTGCTGTTCCGCAACTGTTCGCCGATCTTGTTCACCCAGAAAATTTTCAATATGAAGCATGAAGCGATAGGCCAGGTTGGCATTTTCATGGTGCCGGTGGCGCGTGACCGCGATGGTTTCCTCTATCAGGCGGTGTTCAACTAG
- a CDS encoding phage tail protein: MTTPYVGEIQIFGFNFAPVDWAQCNGALLPISQYSALFSLLGTNYGGNGQTNFQLPNFAGRTACSQGQGPGLTQRDIGEPFGVEEVTLTSAQIPSHSHAMNIYHQPDAASQKNVPDNGFGLMGPTGTSTYVPGNPTPNTTLAIPVIGVAGGSQPHENRQPLLALNFCIALQGVFPSFG; encoded by the coding sequence ATGACCACGCCATACGTCGGTGAAATTCAGATTTTCGGCTTCAATTTCGCGCCGGTTGACTGGGCGCAATGCAACGGCGCCCTGCTCCCGATCAGCCAGTATTCGGCGCTGTTTTCATTGTTAGGAACCAACTACGGCGGCAACGGCCAGACCAATTTCCAGCTTCCCAATTTTGCCGGCCGCACCGCCTGCAGCCAGGGACAAGGGCCGGGGCTGACGCAACGCGACATCGGGGAACCTTTCGGCGTCGAAGAGGTGACGCTGACTAGCGCGCAAATACCTTCACACTCACACGCCATGAATATCTATCACCAGCCGGATGCCGCGTCGCAGAAAAATGTGCCAGACAATGGTTTCGGCCTTATGGGACCAACAGGCACCTCCACCTATGTTCCGGGCAATCCGACACCGAACACGACTCTGGCAATCCCGGTGATTGGCGTGGCCGGAGGCAGTCAGCCGCACGAAAATCGCCAGCCGTTGTTGGCTCTGAACTTCTGCATCGCGCTGCAAGGTGTATTCCCTTCGTTCGGCTGA